The proteins below are encoded in one region of Streptomyces cyanogenus:
- a CDS encoding PaaI family thioesterase, with product MSGSSAALQPPADAGKPVRHPDAPPPGQLLGAHYEHCFGCGPRQPHGLHLEARAGEGVSLTAEFTVQPAHQGAPGLAHGGVLATALDETLGSLNWLLRTIAVTGRLETDFVRPVPVGTTLHLEAEVTAVAGRKIYSTATGRLGGPDGPVAVRADALFIEVKVDHFIDHGRKEEIQAAMSDPDRMRRARAFEVNP from the coding sequence GTGAGTGGTAGTTCCGCAGCTCTTCAGCCTCCCGCCGACGCGGGGAAACCGGTACGGCACCCCGACGCGCCCCCGCCCGGGCAGCTTCTCGGCGCCCACTACGAACACTGTTTCGGGTGCGGCCCCAGGCAGCCGCACGGACTGCACCTGGAGGCCCGCGCCGGCGAGGGCGTCTCGCTGACCGCCGAGTTCACCGTGCAGCCCGCCCACCAGGGTGCCCCGGGCCTCGCGCACGGGGGAGTGCTCGCCACGGCCCTGGACGAGACCCTCGGCTCGCTGAACTGGCTGCTGCGGACCATCGCCGTCACCGGGCGGCTGGAGACGGACTTCGTCCGGCCCGTGCCCGTGGGCACGACGCTGCATCTGGAGGCCGAGGTCACGGCCGTCGCCGGGCGGAAGATCTACTCCACCGCCACCGGGCGCCTCGGCGGCCCCGACGGGCCGGTCGCCGTGCGCGCCGACGCCCTCTTCATCGAGGTCAAGGTGGATCACTTCATCGACCACGGCCGCAAGGAGGAGATCCAGGCCGCCATGAGCGATCCCGACCGGATGCGGCGCGCCCGCGCCTTCGAGGTGAACCCGTGA